From the genome of Vicia villosa cultivar HV-30 ecotype Madison, WI unplaced genomic scaffold, Vvil1.0 ctg.002782F_1_1, whole genome shotgun sequence:
TTTTAACGCCGGTGATATTTTCACAATGATTGCTGCTTCTCTTGTTGCCATTGTAGAGGTTTTCCTCAATCTTTTCTTTTTAAATGTAGACTAATTTACGTACGGATAGTTGTTGTATATTTTTAGATATATTGATTACGAAAgttgtgtttttctccctaagCACCTCTTTCAAATGATAGTTTTTTCAGTGATACTTTATTTAGCACGTTGCATTTGCAACTTTAACCTGGGCTATGCCATTAGCACACATATAGCATGTACTGCTTATACCAGTTAGCATCTAAAAGaaatttcctattttctttttttgattaaTGCAGTGGTTGTATGTGACTATGTTTCGTTGCAATGAGTGTGCCAGGATCATTATCCAGGTTGGTGCTTTAGTTCAATTTGATGGATAATATGAGTGTGCTAAGATCATTATCCAGGTTGGTGCTTTAGTTCAATTTGATGCATAATGGAGTATGTTTTAATGAATACATTTAGGTTGGCGTGTTTCTGCATGAGTTTAATATCTACGTAGCCTGCTAGGGCTTAATGAAGTCATCATCTGACTAAATGGTTTTCTAAATTCAGGCTGCAGTAGCACATGAGGGCGAGACGGGGAAAGTATCTTGAGCTAACTTTCATGATAGACTTGGGAGGACAGTACTTATTATGAGAGTACTTATTATGAGACCAGGGATGCAGGTTTGAACTAAGATGTACATTCATTGTTATTAAGGCTATATATGTAGTTAATTACGAAGGCTTCTCTGTACATAACAGATTAACTTACTCTGTTCAATTTGTTTCCTTCTGTCAGAATACAACATCAGCAGAAAATCATATCAAGCATTTAGTCTATCTGTTGGAAAATGCTGTACTTAATCTTTCTGATGGTCAAGAACAAATGTTATGGTTGATAGACTTCACGGGATTTTCATTTAGCACAAACATTGCTATTAAAACTGCTTATGATATTATTCACATTTTGCAAAACCATTATCCAGAAAGGCTTGCTATTGCTTTTTTGTATAATCCACCAAGAATATTTCAGGCTTTCTCAAAGGGTTGTTCTTATATGGAATGGACGCACAATTTAGTTAGATGGTGATATTAATTTTCAAGTGGTTTTAGCGACGAGTTGATGGAAATTGCAATAAATTATGAGTGCTGATAATCATATATAATCATACTTACTAGTTAACTGGTTATTTGTGTGTGCTAAGATTTTTGGATTGGTTTTTGATTTCAGAGACTGAACAAGAGGTTGCTTTGGCGATTTTGAGGGGAGTAGTTGACTTCAAAAGGGAGCCTTGGCCTCAGACTTCAAGAGGGAGCCTTGACCTCAGATATTTCACAGTGCCAAGAGTCTCGTGCCTCAACATTTAGGTGTCCATTATGTTTCAACAAGGATTATTATTTTTGAGTGAGCTTTGGAGACATGCTTCAAGAATTGTTGGTTATggtgacttgcttggtgagactATGATAGAAATTGCTAAGTCCAGATTGTAAGAATCTAAAAAATAAGAACATGAAAAGCTCGATTGTAAAATtagtatataattttttttaagtagtTCTAATTTACATTATATGAAATGAATCTTAATGtttgaatttaataaaaatttgcaTAAATGTTTAGATTAAGTTATTTAGTTTTGTCATAGTTGAGAATGTACTGTAAAGTATTTTTagtgaataattttattttaataataataataatattaaaaaataaaatttagaatttattgtattttaaaaataaaatttaaaaatattaaaattatatttatataagcTTTAGTGACACCCACAAAGTCGTAGGTATAACTTTTGCTACATATTAAACTAGTATAAGATATAGTGACAAACATTTTATATTGTCTGTCACTAAAAGTTATAGTGACAATCAGTTTAGCATCACACCACACCCCCTTAAAGTAGACGCCAAAAGGAGGTGTCACTAAAAGTTTTTTATATTTCTACCTACAGATATTTGACTTTTAGTGACGGATTATGAGTGTCACGAAAAGTCAATTTTCCTGTTGTGACAATAACACAACAAGTAATAGCCTATTCTTACCAACAATAACTAATCAAGCAACAGCATCAGAAATTTCATCAGTAgacaaaaaactaaaaatatataaatcctCAACATTACCTTTATGGTAAAAAAACTTTCTAAGCAATCCTTCTCTATGGAACCCAACTTTTTCCAACACCCTTTGAGAAGCCTTATTCTCCACAACAGTATAAGCCTCCAACCTTACCAACCCATGAAACTCCTGAAACACTTTTGACAAAAGAATCTTCAACCCTTTTGTGACTATACCTTGACCCCAATAGTTGAACCCAATAGCATAACCCAAACATGCTTTATGCTTCTCATCATTATAAGGAAGAACCCAAAAAATTCCAATGGAGTGGCCATTAAGACATATTGATTGGTATGATGGGTAAATCCATTTGTTTTCTATGAAATTCAAAGCTTCTTCTCTTGAATTACATATCTCTAATCGAGTATTTTCAACGACTCTATCATCACTTAACCATAATAATACATCATCAATGTCATCTTCTTTGAATGGCTTGAGAGTGATGATGTTTGAGAGATTTATTGCATTGGCCATAAGCTCGTTCGTAACCACAAAATGTGAATGGTATTAGTATGTTTAAGATATTGGATATgtgttttatataaaaataaaaaaaatatgaaggtGGGGTGTGTACGGGTGCATCATTCAATTTTAATTTGAATGACGTAGctttacaaaattaaatttatattgagTGTCACAACTTTATCttacttattattttaatttattaaatttgaatgatgtgattttaattaatattaatataaaaattaataaataaattaaattaaattttatgaaaaaatataatcatgagaaataattaaaaatttaagaaTTGTAAAAAATGTTTCAATATAATttgataatttattaatatttttttatgaaagcaATTCCAAATTCATTGCTTCTACAGAGATTGTTGATTCCATTCTAACAAATGTGTTTTCTCatgttataattaataataaaaataaaagtaagtagagaaaataatatatttatgaaaatacttttattatgatattacttATTTATCTTAATCATTCACATctaaaaaaagaattttaacttccactgaaaaagaaattttatctCGTTTTTCAAACCCGAAACTTTTCCTTTCCGCTGTAAGTACTAACTAAAGGAGAAATCTCAGGAagaaatttttttgtattttcaaaaatgaaaaacgTACTACTTTTCCACTAAAACTGAGATGAAAATACAAACTTTTTCTCTCGGTTACTTCTATTAACCGAGGTAGAGGATGTTAGCGGGAGGGTTTTTAATTCGGTTAGGTGATTCCATCGAGGGAAAATCTCTTTATAAATGGATAAATGGTGCGTTTctctatattttaatttatatttgtaaactaaatgatctatccctttgatttttcttaatagttgagaaaataaattcATGGTAAAGTGATTTTTTCTTTTAAGGAGAAACTTAAGTTGTTAAGGGGCAAGTTGAGAACATGAATAGGAACGTGTTTGGTTTCTTGAATCTTGAGGTGGAAAGTGCCATTAAAGACCTTAACAACCTTGATTTGTTTGCATCAGGACCTAACTCTTCGGATTTGTCGGATCTCGCGGCTAGACACTACAAGAAATCCTTGGAATAGCCAGGGGAATTAGCCAGGGGTAAACCTTCACGCAAATAAATGACGTTGCTTGGGGTTAAGCCCCTCGCAaaacacaatttaaaaaaaaacaaaattcgcaTACCTAGGGGATACCCCTCGcaaatagaagaagagggaaattttttatattcaaaatCTCCATTGCGAGGGGATACCCCAAGCAAACGAAAGTGGcgccaaaaacaaaatttattggaCAGCTAATGCAGCAATTAGCGAGGGGCATCCCCAAGGAAATAATAGTGCTGATTTTAGCGAGGGGTAGCCCCTCGGAAAAAAGACAGTCTTGTCTTATCAACTGGTGCAAGCAGACTGCGCGCGCAGTCCCCATTTTTCAAGGTGACAATTTGCGAGGGGTCCCCCCACGCCCCGTTTGACCGTTTCATTTCCGAGGGGCAGCCCCTCGCTGATTTCTGCATCAGATTAATCCGAACGTTACATGCATTGATTGTGTCCTTAATAACTTTACCATTTCAAACCCATTACTTAtttatctttcttcttccttttaaCAACACAATCTCATTCCTCTCAACTTCTCAATCTCATTCCTCTCAATTTCTCACAAAATTTTATTCCTCTCAACTTCTCAACAACACTTAAGGTAAAAATTCTCCTCTACTTCCTCTCAACAATATTAtacattcttttttatttaatattaaatctaATTTTCGTTTTTGTTTTACAACAATTGAATCATAGAAGACAGAATCTTGGAATAAAGCTCtgatattttgaaggaaatctTCAAAGTCTACACCAAAGTTTTCTTCAAATAAGGTACACATATAAAATTTATGAACTTTTTTTTTATGTGTTTATGAtggaagtatatatatatatatatatatatatatatatatatatatatatatatatatatataaattttctgTGTTTGTTATATATAGATTAcagtttagatttttttttgtatgtgtttagatttttttttataattttttcgaAAGTAATATCAATATTTGCTGATTTTTGAAATTAATAGTTTAAATGtagtattaatataaataatataatttatgtttagtattaaaaataagaTTATGTTTGGAATATTTTTATGTGTGTTAGTAAATATTATAATCATTATTTAGAAAAcagtatttatatattaaataataaatacgatttttatatattataaaaatattatttaaaaaatattagcctttttattttgtattaataaaaacaatataatttttatttaaaaacactaTATTTAAAATCAGTATATAATAGTTTAAAAACAGTATGTatttataaaacaatataataatataaaaatagtatGTAATTTGAAAATAGTATGCATTAAaaataaagtattta
Proteins encoded in this window:
- the LOC131639795 gene encoding uncharacterized protein LOC131639795, with protein sequence MANAINLSNIITLKPFKEDDIDDVLLWLSDDRVVENTRLEICNSREEALNFIENKWIYPSYQSICLNGHSIGIFWVLPYNDEKHKACLGYAIGFNYWGQGIVTKGLKILLSKVFQEFHGLVRLEAYTVVENKASQRVLEKVGFHREGLLRKFFYHKGNVEDLYIFSFLSTDEISDAVA